Proteins encoded by one window of Arachis hypogaea cultivar Tifrunner chromosome 1, arahy.Tifrunner.gnm2.J5K5, whole genome shotgun sequence:
- the LOC114927435 gene encoding secreted RxLR effector protein 161-like, whose amino-acid sequence MHPNTKLDKDENSKDVDETRYRGMIGSLMYLISSRPDIVQSVGVCSRFQSHVKESHISAVKRIIRYIKGICDLGLWYLKSNEFDVIGYCDADYVGDRVDRRSTSGMCCFLGNFLNMWSSKKQATVALSTVEAEYISTFACYS is encoded by the coding sequence ATGCATCCAAATACTAAACTTGACAAGGATGAAAATAGCAAAGATGTTGATGAAACAagatatagaggaatgataggatcTCTTATGTATCTTATATCCTCTAGGCCGgacattgttcaaagtgtgggtgtatgctctAGATTTCAATCTCACGTAAAAGAGTCACATATTTCAGCCGTTAAGAGAATCATTAGATATATAAAAGGCATATGTGATCTTGGCTTGTGGTATCTTAAATCTAATGAGTTTGATGTAATAgggtattgtgatgcagattatgtggGAGATCGTGTGGATAGGAGAAGCACTTCGGGGATGTGTTGTTTTCTTGGGAACTTCCTAaatatgtggtcaagcaaaaagcaagccacTGTTGCTTTATCCACAGttgaagctgaatatatatcaACATTTGCTTGTTACTCATAA